Proteins encoded by one window of Shewanella avicenniae:
- the norV gene encoding anaerobic nitric oxide reductase flavorubredoxin produces the protein MTIHVKNNIHWVGQRDWEVQDFHGTEYKMTKGTSYNSYLIREEKTVLIDTVDHRFSYQFLQNLEMEIDLNDIDFIVVNHAEEDHSGALSALMEKIPGTPIYCTEAAIDSIVGHHHHPEWNFKTVKTGDSVDIGNGKQLIFIEAPMLHWPDSMMTYMTDDAVLFSNDAFGQHYCDEHLFNDEVDQNELMDQCLRYYSNILTPFSNLVTAKIKEVLSLNVPVDMIATSHGIVWRDNPTQIVHQYLEWADNYQEERITIFYDSMSNNTRMMADAIAQGIHDIDPQVAVKVFNVSKHDKNEILANVFRSKGIFVGSSTMNNVMMPKIAGMLEEITGLRFKNKKAAAFGSYGWNGGAVDRIHARLTDAGFETALSLKTKWRPDGKAMRECREHGRQLAKQWALNNETLIETKPAPSELAEPSDSKVHPTNCQCMICTVCNWIYDPAIGEPNQGVEPGTQWDNVPDYFLCPECNLGKEVFAKHANNGQEAA, from the coding sequence ATGACGATTCATGTAAAAAACAATATTCACTGGGTTGGACAACGTGACTGGGAAGTTCAGGATTTCCATGGTACAGAATATAAAATGACAAAAGGAACCAGCTACAACAGTTACCTGATCCGTGAAGAGAAAACCGTACTGATCGATACGGTTGATCACCGTTTTAGCTACCAGTTCCTACAGAACCTAGAGATGGAGATAGATCTGAATGATATCGACTTTATCGTGGTAAACCATGCAGAGGAAGATCACTCCGGTGCTCTATCTGCACTGATGGAAAAAATACCGGGAACTCCCATCTATTGTACTGAAGCAGCAATCGACTCTATTGTCGGACATCACCACCATCCAGAGTGGAACTTCAAAACCGTCAAAACTGGCGACAGTGTTGATATCGGTAACGGAAAACAACTTATCTTCATTGAAGCCCCAATGTTGCACTGGCCTGACAGTATGATGACCTATATGACAGACGATGCGGTCCTATTCAGTAATGATGCTTTCGGCCAGCATTACTGCGATGAGCACCTGTTTAACGATGAGGTAGATCAAAACGAATTGATGGATCAGTGCCTTCGTTACTACTCCAATATCCTGACGCCATTCAGCAACCTAGTGACAGCGAAAATCAAAGAAGTTCTAAGCCTTAATGTACCTGTGGATATGATCGCCACCTCCCACGGTATCGTGTGGCGTGATAACCCGACTCAAATTGTTCATCAGTACCTTGAATGGGCAGACAACTATCAGGAAGAGCGGATCACCATTTTCTACGACTCAATGTCTAACAACACCCGCATGATGGCCGATGCAATTGCTCAGGGAATTCATGATATTGACCCGCAAGTGGCGGTAAAAGTATTTAACGTATCTAAACACGATAAAAACGAAATTCTGGCAAATGTGTTCCGCTCCAAAGGAATATTCGTTGGCTCATCCACCATGAACAATGTAATGATGCCCAAAATTGCCGGTATGCTGGAAGAGATCACAGGCCTGCGCTTCAAAAACAAGAAAGCTGCTGCATTCGGCAGTTATGGCTGGAACGGAGGTGCCGTTGACCGCATTCATGCCCGCTTGACCGATGCAGGATTTGAAACAGCCTTAAGCCTGAAAACCAAATGGCGCCCAGATGGAAAAGCAATGCGTGAATGTCGTGAACACGGCCGTCAGCTTGCGAAGCAGTGGGCACTGAATAACGAAACACTGATAGAGACAAAACCTGCACCAAGTGAATTGGCAGAACCTTCTGACAGTAAGGTACACCCAACAAATTGCCAGTGCATGATTTGTACTGTGTGTAATTGGATTTACGACCCTGCAATTGGCGAACCCAATCAGGGCGTTGAACCTGGTACACAGTGGGACAACGTACCAGACTATTTCCTTTGTCCAGAGTGCAATCTGGGTAAGGAAGTCTTTGCTAAACATGCGAACAATGGCCAGGAGGCAGCCTGA
- the norR gene encoding nitric oxide reductase transcriptional regulator NorR, which translates to MEQLGNAWVQVALDITSGISDQDRFDRLLSTIRHTLKCDASALLLFRNQQFVPLAINGLSEDVLGRRFDIEKHPRLEAIARAGDIVRFPPDSDLPDPYDGLIPNHEEELKVHSCIGLPLMLDDRLIGAVTIDAFDPAQFDYFNNDDLRIVSALAASSLNTALLMEQLERTAGVGAASPKRSRKLNYPEEIIGQSSPMLELKSQIDAVADTDLSVLIMGETGVGKELVANALHSQSRRSDNALVYLNCAALPESVAESELFGHVKGAFTGAISNRKGKFELADNGTLFLDEVGELSLSLQAKLLRALQYGDIQRVGDDRNIKVNVRIIAATNRVMHEEVKQGNFRADLYHRLGVFPVFVPPLRERDKDVVLLAGFFAERCAHKLGVANISLDAATLTVIQNYSWPGNVRELEHAINRASVIAKSNTQSEQIILLPHHFNFSIEMTNQHVIDSLPVDGGWVTNTTEYLHLGLKEAIDLFQTQLVQSAYLENDKKLSATAEQLKVNPGNLHRLMKRLNLK; encoded by the coding sequence ATGGAACAGCTTGGTAACGCGTGGGTACAGGTTGCGCTGGACATAACTTCCGGTATTTCTGATCAGGACAGGTTTGACCGACTACTTTCTACTATCCGCCATACTCTGAAATGTGATGCTTCAGCCTTGTTACTATTCCGCAATCAGCAGTTTGTACCTTTGGCGATTAATGGACTAAGTGAGGATGTACTTGGGCGCAGGTTTGATATTGAGAAGCATCCCCGCCTTGAGGCCATAGCTAGGGCTGGAGATATTGTGCGTTTTCCCCCCGATAGTGATCTGCCCGATCCCTATGACGGCTTGATACCCAATCATGAGGAGGAGCTCAAGGTTCACTCCTGTATCGGTCTGCCGCTAATGCTGGACGATCGTTTAATTGGTGCTGTTACCATCGACGCTTTTGATCCGGCTCAATTTGATTATTTTAACAATGATGATCTTCGGATTGTGAGTGCCTTGGCTGCCAGCAGCCTGAATACGGCCTTATTGATGGAGCAATTGGAACGGACTGCTGGGGTTGGAGCTGCATCCCCAAAGCGGTCAAGAAAACTAAATTACCCTGAAGAGATTATTGGCCAGTCTTCACCAATGCTGGAGCTTAAATCTCAAATTGATGCAGTGGCAGATACTGATCTCTCGGTACTGATCATGGGGGAAACGGGCGTAGGTAAGGAACTGGTAGCAAATGCGCTTCATAGCCAATCCCGTCGCTCGGACAATGCCTTGGTATACCTGAACTGCGCGGCGCTCCCGGAATCTGTGGCCGAAAGTGAGTTGTTTGGGCATGTAAAGGGGGCTTTTACTGGAGCCATTAGTAACCGTAAGGGTAAATTTGAACTGGCAGATAATGGCACCCTTTTTCTGGACGAAGTTGGTGAACTATCTCTTTCACTGCAGGCCAAACTACTCCGCGCTCTTCAGTATGGTGATATACAGCGAGTCGGCGATGACCGGAATATCAAGGTAAATGTCCGAATTATTGCTGCCACTAACCGGGTAATGCATGAAGAGGTGAAGCAAGGTAATTTCAGAGCAGATCTGTACCATCGACTGGGTGTCTTTCCTGTTTTTGTGCCTCCCTTGCGAGAACGTGATAAAGACGTTGTATTGCTTGCTGGCTTCTTCGCGGAGCGATGCGCACATAAGTTAGGTGTCGCCAATATCAGCCTAGATGCGGCAACCCTGACCGTTATTCAGAATTACAGCTGGCCCGGTAATGTCCGTGAACTGGAACATGCGATAAACAGAGCGTCAGTGATTGCAAAGTCTAATACCCAATCTGAGCAGATAATTCTGCTTCCGCACCATTTTAACTTTTCTATTGAGATGACAAACCAGCACGTTATTGACTCCCTGCCAGTTGACGGTGGGTGGGTAACTAATACAACTGAGTATCTGCACCTAGGATTAAAAGAGGCCATTGATCTATTTCAGACACAGCTTGTGCAGAGTGCTTATCTGGAGAATGATAAGAAGCTAAGTGCTACTGCAGAGCAGTTGAAAGTCAATCCGGGTAATTTGCACCGGTTAATGAAACGTCTCAACTTAAAATAA
- the hmpA gene encoding NO-inducible flavohemoprotein, with amino-acid sequence MNEQQKALVRATIPVLQSSGVALTSHFYQRMLSHNPELKHIFNQGHQGAGRQQQALAGAVLAYAQHIDDPSVLLPVVERIAHKHVSLGIRAEHYAIVGKHLLTSIQEVLGDAASAELIDAWAAAYGELAQLFIGLENTLYQQSVDNTGGWSGWKPFRIVRKQPESEEITSFYLQPIDGGRLPNYQPGQYISVRVYVEELGIFQPRQYSLSDIAGGSALRISVKRQGAGETSPEGKVSNLLHSQYDVGQIVELSAPAGEFVLQQSSERPVVLLSGGVGITPMIAISRTLAQQGKRDIHFVHSARNRHVHAFRDVSDSLAENGAKVHYFYDQTDAQDQHARPAPFALTDVLPEAPHDAEYYLCGPAAFMRHYLSELKAHGVPETQIFAEAFGSGGV; translated from the coding sequence ATGAATGAACAGCAAAAAGCTTTGGTTCGCGCGACTATACCAGTATTACAAAGCAGCGGTGTCGCCTTAACTAGCCATTTCTATCAGCGGATGCTAAGCCATAATCCCGAACTAAAACACATCTTCAATCAGGGGCATCAGGGCGCCGGTCGTCAACAACAAGCACTGGCAGGTGCCGTACTTGCCTACGCTCAACATATCGATGATCCCTCAGTATTACTCCCTGTGGTCGAACGTATTGCCCATAAACATGTGAGCTTAGGTATTCGCGCCGAGCACTATGCGATTGTTGGCAAACATTTATTGACCAGTATTCAAGAAGTCCTCGGCGACGCGGCCTCCGCCGAATTGATTGATGCTTGGGCGGCAGCCTATGGCGAATTAGCACAATTGTTTATTGGGTTGGAAAATACGCTTTATCAGCAAAGTGTTGATAACACTGGAGGTTGGAGTGGCTGGAAACCCTTCCGTATCGTGCGCAAACAGCCTGAAAGTGAAGAAATAACATCTTTCTATCTGCAACCTATTGATGGAGGCCGTCTGCCGAACTATCAACCCGGCCAGTATATTAGCGTCCGAGTATATGTTGAAGAGTTAGGGATTTTCCAACCTCGCCAATACAGCTTGTCAGACATTGCCGGTGGTAGTGCACTGCGTATTTCAGTTAAACGCCAAGGTGCCGGAGAAACCTCACCCGAAGGCAAAGTTTCCAATCTGCTGCACAGCCAATATGATGTGGGGCAGATTGTTGAGTTATCTGCGCCAGCAGGCGAATTCGTCCTACAACAATCTTCCGAACGTCCAGTAGTATTGCTCAGCGGAGGTGTCGGTATTACACCAATGATTGCTATTAGTCGTACGTTGGCACAACAAGGTAAGCGTGATATCCATTTCGTACATTCAGCGCGTAACCGTCATGTACATGCGTTTAGAGACGTCAGCGATTCATTGGCCGAAAACGGGGCAAAAGTACATTACTTCTATGATCAAACTGACGCACAGGATCAACATGCCCGCCCCGCACCATTTGCGTTAACCGATGTCCTACCTGAAGCACCACATGATGCAGAGTATTACCTGTGCGGCCCTGCTGCGTTTATGCGTCATTATCTTTCAGAGTTAAAAGCCCACGGTGTACCAGAAACGCAAATTTTCGCGGAAGCTTTTGGTTCTGGCGGCGTATAA
- the norR gene encoding nitric oxide reductase transcriptional regulator NorR → MLFPLDFRDLKLELSPPVRLQRFVDQVQQLLDCNAVGLLQLDGDILKPVALAGLVTTTSGRRFAVAHHPRLSAILSQRKLVHFAPDSALPDPYDGLLATQQGVPLPVHDCMGISLWPDGKCWGVLTLDSLYKGHFSAEQIAFIPQLAVYCETILRVNRLESEMRALRQFDEQLKQDNGSISASQELIGQHPQVQNLLKELDVVATSDLPVLLQGETGVGKELFAWRLHQRSQRKVAPMIHVNCAALPETLVESELFGHVKGAFSGAASERAGRVESADGGTLFLDEIGELPLTVQAKLLRTLQNGEIQRLGADKPIKVDVRIVAATNRDLAEMVKRGDFRADLYHRLSVYPVVIPPLRERGDDILLLAGYFVELNRSRFSFRSLRLAPATEQLLQRYPWPGNVRELEHVISRAALRTVSQGANKTEIVTIEPRHLDQELLTYPRDFSQALDSTSLEPSVLSGRSLKDSIEDFQRQLIQQTLATTQDNWAEAARLLKLDPSNLHKLARRLGLK, encoded by the coding sequence ATGTTATTCCCATTAGATTTTCGTGACTTAAAGCTCGAGTTGTCACCGCCGGTTCGTTTACAGCGTTTCGTTGATCAGGTTCAACAGTTGTTAGACTGTAACGCAGTCGGACTGCTACAACTTGATGGCGACATTCTGAAACCTGTGGCTCTCGCAGGTTTAGTGACTACAACCAGTGGACGCCGTTTTGCAGTGGCTCATCATCCACGGTTGTCGGCTATTTTATCGCAACGCAAACTAGTACATTTTGCTCCCGACAGTGCTCTACCAGATCCCTATGATGGATTGTTAGCTACACAGCAAGGAGTGCCGCTGCCGGTACATGACTGTATGGGCATTAGTTTATGGCCCGATGGTAAATGTTGGGGGGTGTTAACGCTTGACTCCCTGTATAAAGGCCATTTTAGCGCCGAGCAGATAGCGTTCATACCGCAACTTGCGGTGTATTGTGAAACCATCCTAAGAGTTAATCGACTTGAAAGTGAAATGCGGGCATTACGACAGTTTGATGAGCAACTGAAACAGGACAATGGTAGCATTTCCGCTAGTCAAGAGCTGATTGGGCAGCATCCACAGGTACAAAACTTATTGAAAGAGCTAGATGTTGTGGCGACTTCAGATCTACCTGTATTACTCCAAGGGGAAACGGGCGTTGGTAAAGAGCTATTTGCCTGGCGCTTACATCAGCGTTCCCAGCGTAAAGTTGCTCCAATGATCCACGTCAATTGTGCTGCTCTGCCGGAAACATTGGTTGAAAGTGAGTTGTTCGGCCATGTCAAAGGTGCATTTTCTGGGGCCGCATCAGAACGTGCTGGTCGCGTGGAATCTGCCGATGGTGGCACGTTGTTTCTTGATGAAATAGGTGAGCTGCCGTTGACCGTTCAAGCCAAGCTATTGAGAACACTACAAAACGGTGAAATCCAGCGCTTAGGCGCAGATAAACCAATAAAAGTAGATGTGCGTATTGTTGCCGCCACGAACCGGGACTTGGCAGAGATGGTCAAACGAGGAGATTTTCGCGCCGATTTATACCATCGCCTTTCCGTGTATCCGGTGGTCATACCGCCACTAAGAGAACGCGGTGATGATATCCTGTTGTTAGCAGGTTATTTTGTGGAATTGAATCGTAGTCGCTTCAGTTTTCGCAGTTTACGTTTGGCACCTGCGACGGAGCAGTTGTTGCAGCGCTATCCATGGCCAGGGAATGTACGTGAGCTAGAACATGTTATCAGCCGAGCAGCTTTGCGCACAGTAAGTCAAGGTGCCAATAAGACCGAAATTGTCACCATAGAACCGCGTCATTTGGATCAAGAATTGCTTACGTATCCTCGTGATTTTAGTCAAGCTCTCGATAGCACGTCGCTTGAACCGTCAGTGCTCTCAGGACGTTCATTAAAGGACAGTATCGAAGATTTCCAACGTCAGCTTATCCAACAGACTTTGGCAACAACGCAAGATAATTGGGCGGAAGCTGCCCGTTTATTAAAGCTTGATCCTAGCAATTTACATAAACTCGCGAGGCGGCTTGGGCTGAAATGA
- a CDS encoding ammonia-forming cytochrome c nitrite reductase subunit c552: MSPLNLKLWLFILLGASGNAVATDGTTDIAKSYPKQYKTWEATQEQSEREDVLANNPRNVILWAGSSYAKEYHTPRGHQFAVADVSHTLRTGVAPKAVEKGLSASCWTCKTPDAPRLIGELGFEGYAAKNFTDLGTEIKNVVYCSDCHESGSEKLTLPRPHARDAMAKIHQPFEQQSATVQGAQVCGQCHVTYYFRPEKSNVVNIPWIFGNTADDIEKYYDTRRFYEWIHPISKTPMLKARHPEYEHWNRSKHAELGVTCVTCHMPEAIDENGKVFTNHKVDKALPYFKSSCKGCHSSQEKMAQRLTDLKHEINAKAKDVEELLVKAHYEAKAAWGAGATWEQMNDAIMDIRHSQWRWDFAMSSHGIYAHNPEEGKQLLNKAIEQAKSARSSLSKILRQLKVEHVYYPDISSKAKAQQAVGIDEAELVREKKAFIEEEINKHWDPVTQRGY, translated from the coding sequence ATGTCGCCTCTGAACCTAAAACTGTGGTTATTCATTTTGCTTGGTGCCTCCGGCAATGCTGTTGCAACCGATGGAACAACTGATATAGCTAAATCCTACCCAAAGCAGTACAAAACGTGGGAAGCGACGCAGGAGCAATCAGAGCGAGAAGATGTACTAGCAAACAACCCGCGAAATGTCATTCTTTGGGCAGGGTCTTCGTACGCAAAGGAATACCACACACCTCGTGGCCATCAGTTTGCTGTAGCCGATGTGAGTCATACGCTCCGCACCGGCGTTGCGCCAAAGGCGGTAGAGAAAGGGCTATCTGCGAGTTGCTGGACATGTAAAACTCCGGATGCACCACGCCTGATAGGCGAACTTGGCTTTGAAGGTTATGCAGCGAAAAACTTTACCGATTTAGGCACTGAAATAAAAAATGTGGTGTATTGCAGTGACTGTCATGAATCTGGCTCAGAAAAGCTAACGTTGCCACGACCTCACGCCCGTGACGCAATGGCCAAAATCCATCAACCCTTTGAACAGCAAAGTGCCACGGTTCAAGGTGCTCAAGTCTGCGGGCAATGCCACGTTACTTATTATTTTCGCCCAGAAAAGAGCAATGTTGTTAACATCCCTTGGATCTTTGGTAATACCGCTGATGACATAGAAAAATATTACGACACTCGTCGATTCTATGAGTGGATCCATCCGATTTCAAAAACGCCAATGCTTAAAGCTCGTCACCCAGAGTATGAACACTGGAATCGCAGTAAACATGCGGAACTTGGTGTAACCTGCGTCACCTGTCACATGCCTGAAGCAATCGATGAAAATGGTAAAGTGTTTACTAACCATAAAGTTGATAAAGCTCTGCCCTACTTTAAGAGCAGTTGCAAAGGCTGCCATAGCAGCCAAGAAAAAATGGCGCAACGCCTAACGGACTTGAAACACGAGATAAATGCTAAGGCAAAAGACGTAGAAGAACTACTGGTTAAGGCGCACTATGAGGCCAAAGCCGCATGGGGCGCCGGCGCGACTTGGGAACAGATGAATGACGCCATAATGGACATTCGTCACAGCCAATGGCGCTGGGATTTTGCCATGTCATCACACGGAATTTACGCTCATAACCCAGAGGAAGGTAAACAGTTGCTCAATAAAGCTATCGAACAGGCAAAGAGCGCACGTAGCTCTTTATCAAAAATATTGAGGCAACTCAAAGTCGAGCATGTCTATTATCCCGACATCAGTAGCAAAGCCAAAGCCCAACAAGCCGTGGGGATAGATGAAGCAGAATTAGTCCGTGAGAAAAAGGCGTTCATTGAGGAAGAAATCAATAAGCATTGGGATCCGGTTACCCAGCGCGGTTACTAA
- a CDS encoding NnrS family protein translates to MLNIDDPRKVAKTPAIWRLGFRPFFLGGAIIAALYIPLWVITWLLPAYSLFEDTFWSPILPLWWHPHELLFGFAMAIVSGFLLTAVQNWTNQPSLKNWPLALTFSCWALARLSLLIPTPLPIILPAVFDILFLGIVGSTLWWNIYKVKQWRNIGFPLMIIAALCINILSYYSLYVRDFILAHQIWQSMLWWLALLITIVGGRVIGFFTAMRLNAIKQPALPWVEYPLLLIMLTLVLQALFELLPSAFIQALLFIAGVLHLIRASRWMPLKSFREPLLWSLHIAYFTLPISLLMMSWYFNDEFAYRCLLHLFAIGGMAMLCLSMISRVSLGHTGRNIYQGPNMRIAFICLPLAAFFRAIMPIYFPNQTHLWLWFAAVFWFGSFAIFVYHYTMILTRPRVDGRPG, encoded by the coding sequence ATGTTGAATATTGATGATCCACGCAAAGTTGCTAAAACACCGGCCATTTGGCGCTTAGGTTTTCGCCCCTTTTTTCTTGGTGGGGCGATTATTGCTGCTCTCTACATTCCTTTGTGGGTGATAACTTGGCTCTTACCAGCATACTCCCTATTTGAAGATACATTCTGGTCGCCAATCCTTCCGTTGTGGTGGCACCCTCACGAATTACTATTCGGATTTGCCATGGCAATTGTGTCAGGATTTTTGCTGACAGCAGTACAAAACTGGACAAATCAGCCATCTCTTAAAAATTGGCCTTTAGCGCTAACATTTTCTTGTTGGGCGTTGGCACGCTTGAGCTTGCTCATCCCTACCCCGCTCCCCATTATTCTGCCCGCCGTATTCGACATACTGTTTTTAGGGATAGTTGGCTCCACCTTATGGTGGAATATTTATAAGGTAAAACAGTGGCGCAATATTGGATTTCCACTGATGATTATTGCCGCGTTATGTATCAATATTCTCAGTTACTATTCATTGTATGTCCGTGATTTTATTCTGGCACACCAAATTTGGCAGTCGATGCTTTGGTGGCTTGCGTTACTGATCACGATTGTTGGCGGTCGAGTGATTGGCTTCTTTACTGCAATGAGATTGAATGCAATCAAGCAACCCGCATTACCTTGGGTAGAATATCCGTTATTACTGATCATGCTCACGCTGGTTTTACAAGCATTATTCGAGCTATTACCAAGTGCATTTATCCAAGCGCTGCTATTCATTGCGGGTGTACTCCACCTGATCAGAGCTTCTCGCTGGATGCCGCTAAAATCATTCAGGGAACCACTGCTTTGGTCCTTACACATTGCTTATTTTACGTTGCCAATAAGCTTACTGATGATGAGCTGGTATTTTAACGATGAATTTGCTTATCGCTGTCTGCTACACTTATTCGCAATTGGCGGCATGGCAATGCTTTGCCTATCAATGATTTCGCGAGTTTCACTCGGCCACACTGGGCGGAATATCTACCAAGGACCCAACATGCGGATCGCATTTATCTGTCTGCCGTTGGCTGCATTTTTTAGAGCCATCATGCCGATTTACTTTCCCAACCAAACCCACCTTTGGCTATGGTTTGCAGCAGTGTTCTGGTTTGGTTCATTTGCCATTTTTGTGTACCACTACACCATGATTTTAACGCGTCCAAGAGTTGATGGACGTCCAGGATGA
- the chrA gene encoding chromate efflux transporter → MWSIFKSFFFLGWISFGGPAAHIGYFRQYFVEKHKWLEDSEYAQIVALSQFLPGPGSSQVGFALGYKKGGLSGAIAAFLGFTLPSVTIMLLLAMLSRHFLDTEVYESVVHSLKLLAVVVVADAVWGMYSNFCKSRLTVGICIVTASFLLLVPQISTQMILLMIAGLIGSRYLVASATAVSGSFKPSVMPLLLFLLLLFCLPLTTRFHSLLAIFSNFFWAGSLVFGGGHVVLPLLQGLVGEQVSQDAFMTGYAAAQVVPGPMFAMATYIGYVMSSGSIIGALVATIGIFMPGFLLLLGVLRNWQLLASKPRIAGAIKGVNAAVVGLLLAALYQPVFSSAVGTLTDVALILAGFYIYKKFNLSLLWTILFFVMAGSLVS, encoded by the coding sequence ATGTGGTCGATATTTAAAAGCTTTTTCTTTCTTGGCTGGATTAGCTTTGGTGGACCGGCAGCTCATATTGGCTACTTCAGACAGTATTTTGTGGAAAAACACAAATGGTTGGAAGATAGTGAGTATGCTCAAATCGTTGCGCTCAGTCAGTTCTTACCGGGACCAGGCTCTAGTCAGGTCGGCTTTGCACTTGGCTATAAAAAAGGTGGTTTATCCGGAGCAATCGCTGCATTTTTAGGTTTTACCTTACCGTCCGTCACTATCATGTTGCTATTGGCAATGCTCAGTCGTCATTTTCTTGATACAGAAGTATATGAGAGTGTCGTTCATAGCCTCAAATTGTTAGCGGTTGTAGTAGTTGCTGATGCCGTTTGGGGGATGTATAGCAATTTCTGCAAAAGCCGACTTACTGTTGGCATTTGCATTGTTACTGCTAGCTTCCTGCTACTTGTACCGCAAATCAGCACTCAAATGATATTGCTGATGATTGCTGGATTGATTGGCAGTCGCTATCTGGTTGCTTCTGCTACTGCGGTAAGTGGATCATTTAAACCGTCAGTAATGCCACTGCTTCTATTTTTGCTCCTGCTTTTTTGCTTGCCGCTAACAACGCGATTTCACTCGCTTTTAGCGATATTTAGCAACTTCTTTTGGGCTGGTAGCCTCGTTTTTGGCGGTGGTCATGTCGTTCTTCCACTTCTCCAGGGATTGGTTGGTGAGCAGGTTTCTCAGGATGCCTTTATGACGGGCTATGCCGCAGCACAAGTTGTACCAGGGCCGATGTTCGCAATGGCAACTTATATCGGTTATGTGATGTCTTCAGGCTCTATTATCGGAGCTCTGGTAGCAACTATTGGTATATTTATGCCGGGATTTCTGCTGCTGTTAGGCGTGTTGAGGAATTGGCAACTACTTGCAAGTAAACCAAGAATCGCGGGAGCAATTAAAGGGGTAAACGCCGCTGTAGTTGGACTTTTGCTTGCTGCACTATATCAACCAGTTTTTAGCAGTGCCGTTGGCACATTGACCGATGTTGCGTTGATCCTTGCTGGATTTTACATATACAAGAAGTTCAACTTATCACTACTTTGGACAATACTGTTTTTTGTTATGGCAGGTTCTCTGGTTTCATGA
- a CDS encoding TerC family protein: MTTVGTPMLWGAFALIVITMLAIDLMIQGRRGEYGMSVKQAAVWSVIWVSITFTFNAGLWWYLNSTAGHEVAAEQSVAFLTGYLIEKALAVDNLFVWLMLFNYFAVPPSLQRRVLVYGVLGAIVLRTLMIFGGSWLISQFDWLLYVFGAFLIFTGAKMFFGGEEQENTADNPLIKWLQRHLRVTNTLENEHFLVKRNGLWYVTPLFLTLVMVELSDVIFALDSIPAIFAVTTDPFIVLTSNLFAILGLRAMYFLLVGMAEKFSLLKYGLAVILVFIGLKMTMVDFIHIPVAVSLGVVAMILIVTLVASIFIRQKAN; the protein is encoded by the coding sequence ATGACAACAGTCGGAACACCGATGCTATGGGGAGCCTTTGCTCTCATAGTTATCACAATGCTTGCTATTGATTTGATGATTCAAGGCCGCCGAGGCGAGTATGGCATGTCCGTCAAGCAGGCAGCGGTCTGGTCTGTTATTTGGGTATCAATAACATTTACGTTCAACGCAGGTCTCTGGTGGTATTTAAATAGTACAGCTGGTCATGAAGTCGCAGCGGAGCAGTCAGTCGCATTTTTAACTGGCTATCTCATTGAAAAAGCGTTGGCCGTAGATAACTTATTTGTCTGGCTGATGTTATTTAACTATTTTGCGGTTCCTCCATCCTTACAGCGCCGAGTGTTAGTTTATGGTGTCCTAGGCGCTATTGTACTGAGAACATTGATGATTTTCGGTGGCAGCTGGTTAATCTCCCAATTTGACTGGCTGTTGTATGTATTCGGTGCTTTTTTGATTTTTACTGGCGCCAAAATGTTTTTTGGTGGCGAAGAACAGGAAAATACCGCTGATAATCCTCTAATCAAATGGCTACAACGGCACCTTCGAGTTACTAACACGCTAGAAAATGAGCATTTTTTAGTGAAACGTAATGGACTTTGGTATGTCACACCGCTGTTTTTGACATTAGTAATGGTTGAGTTGAGTGATGTCATTTTTGCTCTTGATAGCATTCCAGCGATTTTTGCTGTTACCACAGACCCATTCATTGTTTTGACTTCCAACTTGTTTGCGATTCTAGGTTTGAGAGCAATGTATTTCTTGTTAGTTGGTATGGCAGAAAAGTTCTCATTGCTTAAATATGGACTAGCCGTAATTTTGGTTTTCATCGGGCTAAAGATGACGATGGTTGATTTCATCCATATACCAGTCGCGGTTTCGCTTGGCGTGGTTGCAATGATTCTTATAGTGACCTTGGTTGCAAGTATTTTTATTAGACAGAAAGCTAATTAG